The proteins below are encoded in one region of Rana temporaria chromosome 2, aRanTem1.1, whole genome shotgun sequence:
- the LOC120928687 gene encoding protein FAM32A-like — translation MSEYSLAQKGPFKLKGAGELSVGKKKKKKNQDKNKLVQQMMTSKKNEEEKKKPALDTRTPAQIAFEKMQEKRQMERILKKATKTHKQRVEDFNRHLDTLTEHYDIPKVSWTK, via the coding sequence ATGTCGGAGTACAGCTTGGCTCAGAAGGGGCCTTTTAAGCTAAAAGGGGCTGGGGAGCTGAGTGTaggcaagaaaaagaaaaagaaaaaccaagACAAAAACAAACTCGTACAACAAATGATGACTAGCAAgaaaaatgaggaggaaaaaaagaagCCGGCTTTAGATACAAGAACACCAGCTCAGATTGCTTTtgaaaaaatgcaggaaaaaagacAAATGGAAAGAATTTTGAAGAAAGctacaaaaacacacaaacaaagaGTTGAGGACTTTAATCGTCACCTGGACACACTCACGGAGCATTATGACATCCCGAAAGTTAGCTGGACAAAAtaa